The following are encoded in a window of Pseudalgibacter alginicilyticus genomic DNA:
- a CDS encoding glycerophosphodiester phosphodiesterase family protein, producing the protein MNIYKTLIFSALIVCVSCKSKTENSQTDTQTKIQIQGHRGERGNLPENSIEGFLSALHKGVDVLELDVIISKDHQVVVSHEPYMSSLYMTKPSGDTISKSEEKNYNLYHMTYDSIKTFDGGSKININFPYQQKMKTYKPLLSEVLDVIENEIKEKELPSVKYNIEIKSNEEVYGIYQPNPDVFVDLVMQVIQEKQIKNKVNIQSFDPKPLNILHKKHPEIEIAFLVSKGSIKNNLKLLDFKPQIYSPHFKLVDNKPTVDSLKSLNIKLIPWTVNNEEDIKNMINLKVNAIITDYPERVMNLLH; encoded by the coding sequence ATGAATATTTATAAAACGCTGATATTTTCAGCTCTAATAGTTTGTGTAAGTTGCAAATCTAAAACAGAAAACAGCCAAACTGATACGCAAACTAAAATACAAATTCAAGGCCATCGTGGTGAACGCGGAAACTTGCCAGAAAACTCTATTGAAGGTTTTTTAAGTGCTCTTCATAAAGGTGTTGATGTTCTTGAATTAGATGTTATTATTTCTAAAGACCACCAAGTTGTAGTTTCACACGAACCATATATGTCTTCGTTATATATGACAAAACCCTCAGGAGATACCATTTCAAAATCTGAAGAAAAAAATTATAATTTATATCATATGACTTATGATAGTATTAAAACATTTGATGGTGGTTCTAAAATCAATATAAACTTCCCTTATCAGCAAAAGATGAAAACTTATAAACCTTTACTAAGTGAAGTTTTGGATGTTATTGAAAATGAAATAAAAGAAAAAGAATTACCCTCAGTAAAATATAATATAGAAATAAAATCAAATGAAGAAGTTTATGGTATTTATCAACCAAATCCCGATGTATTTGTTGACTTAGTCATGCAAGTTATTCAGGAAAAACAAATTAAAAATAAAGTTAACATTCAATCTTTCGACCCTAAACCTCTTAATATTTTACACAAAAAACATCCAGAAATTGAAATCGCTTTTTTAGTTTCCAAAGGAAGTATTAAAAACAATTTAAAGTTATTAGACTTTAAACCACAAATTTATAGCCCCCATTTTAAATTAGTAGATAATAAACCAACTGTCGATTCTTTAAAATCTTTAAATATAAAATTGATTCCATGGACAGTTAATAATGAAGAAGATATAAAAAACATGATTAATTTAAAGGTGAATGCCATCATCACCGATTATCCTGAGCGCGTAATGAACTTACTGCATTAA